A portion of the Flavobacterium limnophilum genome contains these proteins:
- a CDS encoding TetR family transcriptional regulator C-terminal domain-containing protein — translation MATKKSAITKDKIVSIYMHYRLENNDKPKSVYLFAKTNGFDETEFYSFFGTLESIEKEIFKMFLEKTVELIKKDPSHETYDMKSKMLSFYFTFFEMLSANRSYVVMSLKEHQNQLKNLMQLSSLRIGFKNYITDIISDEVRTQHEKFQNFQEKAIQETAWIQFLLTLKFWLEDESPAFEKTDIYIEKSVKASFELMNIAPLESLIDFGKFIFKEKIHNK, via the coding sequence ATGGCAACTAAAAAATCCGCAATTACAAAAGACAAAATAGTTTCAATATACATGCACTACAGATTGGAAAATAATGACAAGCCTAAATCAGTATATCTATTTGCCAAAACAAATGGTTTTGACGAAACTGAATTTTATTCCTTTTTTGGCACTCTGGAAAGCATCGAAAAAGAAATTTTCAAGATGTTCCTGGAAAAAACCGTTGAATTAATCAAAAAAGACCCAAGCCATGAAACTTATGACATGAAGAGCAAAATGCTGAGTTTCTACTTTACATTTTTCGAAATGCTGTCAGCCAACAGAAGTTATGTTGTCATGAGTTTGAAGGAACATCAAAACCAACTGAAAAACCTGATGCAACTTTCGAGCCTGAGAATCGGATTCAAAAATTACATCACCGATATAATCTCGGATGAAGTGCGAACACAGCACGAAAAATTTCAAAATTTTCAAGAAAAAGCCATACAGGAAACGGCTTGGATTCAGTTTTTATTGACACTGAAATTCTGGTTAGAAGACGAATCACCCGCTTTTGAAAAAACAGACATTTATATTGAAAAATCAGTGAAGGCAAGTTTCGAATTGATGAATATTGCGCCACTGGAAAGCCTAATCGATTTTGGAAAATTCATTTTCAAAGAAAAAATACACAACAAATAA
- a CDS encoding ABC1 kinase family protein has product MKTIDYIPTSKIERASKLVQTGAKVGVNYLKYYGEKMVNSDLTRDKLNEDNAEDIYDGLKSLKGSALKVAQMLSMDKSFLPQAYVEKFSLSQFSVPPLSAPLVLKTFKANFGKTPYEIFDEFNANSVNAASIGQVHLAVKDNKKLAVKIQYPGVANSISSDLALVKPIAIRMFNLQGKDSDKYFKEVEDKLIEETNYLLELKQSQEVVEACQKIENLVFPQYYPQYSSEKIITMDWMTGVHLSEFKNTNPEIANKIGQALWDFYMYQIHILRKVHADPHPGNFLVNQQNQLVALDFGCMKQIPNEFYIPYFELINKEVIDNKKLFAAKLFELEILRVDDSKEEIEYFTQMFYDLLSLFTQPFQSETFDFSDEEFFANIAQLGERFSKDTNLKKMNGNRGSKHFIYMNRTFFGLYNLMFDLKAKIVVNEFKKYQD; this is encoded by the coding sequence ATGAAAACCATAGACTACATCCCTACTTCAAAAATAGAAAGAGCCTCAAAACTCGTTCAAACCGGTGCCAAAGTGGGCGTAAATTACCTGAAATATTACGGCGAAAAAATGGTCAACAGCGATTTAACCCGCGACAAGCTCAACGAAGACAATGCCGAAGACATTTATGACGGCCTCAAAAGCCTCAAAGGAAGCGCGCTGAAAGTTGCCCAAATGTTGAGTATGGACAAAAGCTTTTTGCCACAGGCTTATGTGGAGAAATTTTCGTTGTCGCAATTCTCCGTTCCGCCACTATCTGCGCCTTTGGTTTTGAAAACTTTCAAGGCCAATTTCGGCAAAACGCCTTATGAAATCTTCGACGAATTCAATGCCAATTCCGTTAATGCCGCCAGCATTGGGCAGGTTCATTTGGCGGTGAAAGACAACAAAAAACTGGCCGTGAAAATCCAATATCCCGGCGTAGCCAACAGTATTTCGTCAGACTTGGCATTAGTAAAACCCATTGCCATCAGAATGTTCAACCTTCAAGGAAAAGATTCCGACAAATATTTCAAGGAAGTTGAAGACAAATTGATTGAGGAAACCAACTATTTATTGGAACTGAAACAAAGCCAAGAAGTGGTTGAAGCCTGCCAAAAAATAGAAAATTTGGTTTTCCCACAGTATTATCCTCAATATTCATCGGAGAAAATCATCACGATGGATTGGATGACCGGCGTTCATTTGTCTGAATTCAAAAACACCAATCCTGAAATCGCCAACAAAATCGGTCAAGCGCTATGGGATTTCTATATGTATCAAATTCATATTTTAAGGAAAGTACACGCCGATCCGCATCCGGGAAATTTTTTGGTAAACCAACAAAACCAATTGGTAGCGCTCGATTTTGGCTGCATGAAACAAATTCCAAACGAGTTCTACATTCCGTATTTTGAATTGATTAATAAGGAAGTTATCGACAATAAAAAACTATTTGCTGCAAAATTATTCGAATTAGAAATCCTTAGAGTGGACGATTCCAAAGAAGAAATTGAATATTTCACGCAAATGTTTTACGATTTATTGTCATTGTTTACCCAACCTTTTCAATCGGAAACTTTCGATTTTTCGGATGAAGAATTTTTCGCAAACATAGCGCAATTGGGCGAACGCTTTTCGAAAGACACCAATCTCAAGAAAATGAACGGCAATCGAGGTTCAAAACATTTCATTTACATGAACCGCACTTTCTTTGGATTGTACAATTTGATGTTCGATTTGAAAGCGAAAATTGTGGTGAATGAATTTAAAAAATACCAAGATTGA
- a CDS encoding TIGR03643 family protein has product MAWEDRTTFDAILLQFGLKEQEVIDLMRMEMKPSSFRMWRERVQGRKTKHEKLRDFREGRFKCTRQRQINNNKISKR; this is encoded by the coding sequence ATGGCTTGGGAAGACCGAACCACATTTGATGCCATTTTGCTGCAATTTGGATTGAAAGAACAAGAAGTCATTGACCTTATGCGGATGGAAATGAAACCATCGAGTTTCAGAATGTGGCGCGAAAGAGTGCAAGGCCGGAAAACAAAACACGAAAAACTCAGGGATTTCAGAGAAGGCAGATTCAAATGTACGAGGCAAAGACAAATCAACAACAACAAAATTTCTAAGCGATAG
- a CDS encoding SDR family NAD(P)-dependent oxidoreductase, with the protein MKNIVIIGGSKGIGNAILLQQLESNQVHNISRNAPAISHPNLKHYSLDVLQDALPEIENIDVLIYCPGSINLKPIGSLSIDDFRNDFEINVIGAVKTIQKYLPVLKKGTNPSIVLFSTVAAKLGMPFHASIATAKAGVEGLVKSLGAELASVVRINAIAPTITETSLSATILRNDRMKENMMERHPMKNYLKAEEVASMANYLISDQAKSISGQVFEMDYGIVTFKL; encoded by the coding sequence ATGAAAAACATTGTAATCATTGGCGGCAGCAAAGGAATTGGAAATGCCATTTTGTTGCAACAATTGGAATCGAACCAAGTCCACAACATCAGCAGAAATGCTCCTGCTATTTCACATCCGAACCTGAAACATTATTCATTGGATGTATTGCAAGATGCACTTCCCGAAATAGAAAATATTGACGTTTTAATTTATTGTCCGGGTTCGATTAATTTGAAACCTATTGGCAGTTTGAGCATTGATGATTTCAGGAATGATTTTGAAATCAACGTTATTGGTGCGGTGAAAACCATCCAGAAATATTTGCCAGTTTTGAAAAAAGGAACCAATCCATCCATCGTTTTGTTCAGCACGGTGGCGGCAAAACTCGGAATGCCTTTTCACGCCAGCATCGCCACCGCCAAAGCGGGAGTTGAAGGATTGGTAAAATCGCTTGGCGCCGAATTGGCTTCGGTGGTTCGGATTAATGCCATTGCTCCTACCATTACCGAAACTTCACTTTCGGCAACTATTTTGAGAAACGATCGAATGAAGGAAAACATGATGGAACGCCATCCGATGAAAAATTATTTAAAAGCAGAAGAAGTAGCAAGTATGGCCAATTACCTGATTTCGGACCAAGCCAAATCTATCTCGGGACAAGTTTTCGAAATGGATTATGGCATAGTAACATTCAAATTATAG
- the folE gene encoding GTP cyclohydrolase I FolE: MIKEIRSYEKVEQYDEEITEVLADNYRTIIENLGEDVNREGLEKTPERVAKAMQFLTHGYGLDPLEILKSALFTEEHKQMIVVKDIEVYSMCEHHMLPFFGKAHVAYIPNGKIVGLSKIPRIVDAFARRMQVQERLTDQIKNCIQEALSPLGVAVVIEAQHMCMQMRGIQKQNSVTTTSSFTGAFEKDKTRKEFISLVSNKLS; the protein is encoded by the coding sequence ATGATAAAAGAAATAAGAAGCTACGAAAAAGTGGAACAATACGACGAGGAAATAACCGAAGTATTGGCGGATAATTACCGAACAATCATAGAAAATCTGGGAGAAGACGTCAACAGGGAAGGTCTGGAAAAAACGCCGGAAAGAGTCGCCAAAGCCATGCAATTCCTGACACACGGTTACGGATTGGATCCCTTGGAAATATTGAAATCGGCCTTATTCACGGAAGAGCACAAGCAAATGATCGTGGTAAAAGACATCGAAGTGTATTCGATGTGCGAACACCACATGTTGCCGTTTTTTGGCAAAGCACACGTGGCTTATATTCCGAACGGGAAAATCGTTGGATTGAGCAAAATACCCCGAATTGTGGATGCCTTTGCCCGAAGAATGCAAGTGCAGGAACGACTGACCGATCAAATAAAAAATTGTATTCAGGAAGCATTAAGTCCGCTTGGAGTCGCAGTCGTGATCGAAGCGCAACACATGTGCATGCAAATGCGCGGCATCCAGAAACAGAATTCGGTAACTACGACTTCCTCTTTTACGGGTGCTTTCGAAAAAGACAAAACCAGAAAAGAATTTATTAGCTTAGTTTCCAATAAATTGAGCTAA
- a CDS encoding SDR family oxidoreductase: MKILLTGATGYIGKRLLPILVAQGHQVICCVRDKNRFYCPEEFRKNVSVIEVDFLKTETLTAIPTDIDAAYYLIHSMSGSDDNYDELERVSAENFVHRIDQTTAKHVIYLSGIVNDKSLSKHLSSRKQVEDILNNGNFAMTTLRAGIIVGSGSASFEIIRDLVNKLPVMITPKWLNTKCQPIAINDVLEFLSKSLLNPVTYGKSFDIGGPDILTYKEMLLGFAKAKKLKRWIYTVPIMTPKLSSYWLYFVTSTSYKLASALVSSMKVEVVCRDNKINDLLGVKPMSYEQALSRALIKVNEDKVASSWKDSLVSGRFSSNISAFRKVPKKDCFIDRRKKSIENRDFTIDRIWSIGGETGWYYGDWLWSLRGFIDQLFGGVGSRRGRTNKHDIHSGDALDFWRVLYANKEEGKLVLYAEMKLPGEAWLEFKIINNTLYQSATFRPNGIWGKLYWYSVWPFHGFIFQGMLDKLIR; this comes from the coding sequence ATGAAAATTCTCTTAACAGGCGCAACAGGTTATATCGGCAAGCGACTTTTGCCCATTTTAGTGGCACAAGGTCATCAAGTAATTTGTTGCGTGAGAGACAAAAACAGGTTTTATTGTCCCGAAGAATTTCGGAAAAATGTATCAGTCATTGAGGTCGATTTTCTAAAAACAGAAACATTGACCGCTATTCCAACTGATATTGACGCAGCCTATTATTTGATTCATTCCATGTCAGGTTCCGATGACAATTATGATGAACTGGAACGAGTTTCGGCAGAAAATTTTGTTCATAGAATTGACCAAACAACAGCAAAACACGTTATTTATTTGAGCGGCATCGTGAACGACAAATCACTTTCGAAACATTTGTCCTCCAGAAAACAAGTAGAAGATATCTTGAATAATGGAAACTTTGCCATGACGACTTTGAGGGCTGGAATCATTGTCGGTTCGGGCAGTGCTTCGTTCGAAATAATCCGGGATTTGGTCAACAAACTTCCGGTCATGATCACTCCAAAATGGCTTAACACCAAATGCCAACCCATTGCCATCAACGACGTTCTCGAATTTTTGTCAAAATCACTGTTGAATCCCGTTACTTACGGCAAAAGTTTCGACATTGGCGGTCCAGATATTCTAACGTATAAAGAAATGCTTTTGGGTTTTGCCAAAGCAAAAAAACTAAAAAGATGGATTTATACCGTTCCCATAATGACGCCGAAATTATCGTCCTATTGGTTGTATTTCGTCACCTCGACTTCTTATAAATTGGCATCGGCCTTGGTCAGCAGCATGAAGGTGGAAGTGGTTTGCAGAGACAACAAAATCAATGACTTGTTGGGAGTAAAACCAATGTCCTACGAACAAGCCTTATCCAGAGCCCTGATAAAAGTCAATGAAGACAAAGTGGCTTCCAGTTGGAAAGATTCCTTGGTGAGCGGGCGGTTTAGCAGCAATATTTCCGCATTTCGAAAAGTCCCCAAGAAAGATTGTTTTATCGACCGGCGCAAAAAATCAATAGAAAACCGCGATTTCACCATCGACAGGATTTGGTCGATTGGCGGAGAAACCGGTTGGTATTATGGCGATTGGCTGTGGAGTTTACGCGGTTTCATCGACCAATTATTCGGTGGCGTGGGTTCCAGAAGAGGTCGAACCAACAAACACGACATTCATTCAGGAGATGCATTGGATTTTTGGCGTGTTTTGTATGCCAACAAAGAGGAAGGAAAACTGGTTTTATATGCCGAAATGAAATTGCCCGGCGAAGCTTGGCTCGAATTCAAGATCATCAACAATACTTTATATCAATCGGCGACTTTTAGACCTAATGGTATTTGGGGTAAATTATATTGGTATTCCGTTTGGCCTTTCCACGGATTTATATTCCAGGGTATGCTGGATAAACTGATTCGGTAA